Sequence from the Fulvivirga ligni genome:
CTAAAAATTTCATTGATGCGCCATTTGTCACTGTAAAAAGGATAAGATGATATCTCTATAAATTTTTTCACCTTGGAGGCCTTGGGCAGATAATTCAAATCAGAAAAGCAATCATCAACCACCTGATTAAAATTAATTTCACCCAGAGATACCGCCAGCTTTAAATTCTTGGAATGACTCAGTACATCATTAATGAAGCTATCCAGCTGTTTCACTCTATTTTCAATGAGAGAAATGTAATGATGCAAATCATCCTCATTCTGCTCATAATTGGCCAGGTTAACCAACCCGAGTATCGATGAAAGCGGAGCCCTCAGGTCATGAGACACCTTATAAACAAAATTATCTAACTCATTATTTCTTATCTGTAGTTCCTGCTCGGCTTTGGTTCTATCCGTGATATCCACATAAATGCCGTATATACCAATGGTTTTATTCTCAAAAGAAACAGGCACGCCATAAATGATAACGGGAACAGTATGCCCATCAGCATGTAATCTGTAACTCTCCAGCATTCCCACCTGGCCACTGGCAGTTAAGGTATTTATATCAATCGCCTCTTTTTCATAATCCTTAGGCACCAGGATGTTATTGAGCTGATTACCAACAATGGCCTCTTCGGAGAAGCCAAACATATCCTTAAAACCCTGGTTCATCTGCATTACACAATGCTGATCATCCAGCAGAACTATCCCCAAAGGTGAGTTTTCAAAAAGCTGTGTGAAGAGCAATTCATTCTTTTGAACAAGAATCTCAGAGGTCTTCTTATCATTGATGTCCAGGTACGTTCCCGTAAGCTTCACCGGTTGATTGTCGTCACTCCACTGCACAACCCTTCCTCTATCCAAAATCCACCGATAAGACCCTCTCTTCGTTTTAAACCTGTACTCCGCCTCATAGTATGAGGTTTTCTTAGATATATGATTATGAAGCAGTTGATGTACATCTTTAGCATCTTCCGGATGGATGAGCGCGAGCCATTCCGTCATAGTTAGTTCAAGCTCGTTAGGCTCGTAGCCTAGCTTGGATACCCAGGAATTATTAAAAATAGTTTTCTTATCCTCAACTTCCCATTCCCAAAGTGCCAATTCTGCACCTTGCAATGCTAATTTCAGCCTCTCTTCCGATAGCTTATATCGTCTTTCTACTTCCTTTTTATCTGTAATATCCAGTAGAAGACCGTATCTCACTACTGTTCCATTTTTCTTTTTTGTAGGGCTCGACTTTCCCTCTATCCATTTCTCTTTGCCTTCAATGAGCAATCTACCTTCCCACTCCCAATCCTTCAACTGCACACGAGCATTGTTAGAAGAATCATAAAATGTAGCATGATCCTCAGGGTGTATCAGGCTATCTAGCAATAAAGGATTGTTTCTTACTTCTTCAGGGCTAACACCAAACATTTCTTCACAACCATGACTGATGTATTTAAATGAAGAAGTGCCATCAAGTTTTTCCTCTAGCTCATAAATAACTCCGGGAAGCCCCAGGGTCAGCATCTGAAACTTAAGATGCGTTTCCGTTAAAATTTGCTCGGCCTGTTTTTGGAAGGTGATATCCGATAGAATAATTACTACTTCCTGAATCTGTCCTACCTCATTTTTTACAGGATAAATGTGCCCACGGATATATCTGTTTACAATGGGTGTGGGTGCTTTGGCTGCCTCCGAATCAAAAGGATTATAGTAAGTAGGTGGTATTTCAGACACCTCACCTGCAAATCCTTTTTGCAAAAATGGCATAATACCATGCTCAAGAAGCTGTGTATCCTCTAGTATGTTATAGCTCTTCAGGATCTGTCCAGTAAGCTTTTCACTGGTACCCCAAAGCGTAGAAAAAGCCTTATTGAAATATTGTATGTTACCATCAGGCCTGAAAATACAAGTAGCCAACGGAGACTCTTCCACCAATGGCTGAAACTTACTCTTAATAATACGCTTGGGAGTAACTTCCCTTAAGATAATCATACAAAGAGCAGCGTCTTCATCTGACAATCTGGTGGGAGAAAAGCTTAGACTAACAGTATGAGAAGTGGTTGGGGTGTCAATGGTGTACAAGGTACAGCAAACACTATTCTTACTTGCAAATGCCTCGATGGCACATTTGGAACACTCCTGATCCCAAAGGGTCAACACCTTATCTACCTTTCTTGATACACTTAAAGATTTAGGAAGCCCTGTTAATTCTTCCAACCTTTTATTCCATGCCAGTACAGATAGTGTACTATCAATTACCAGGATAGCCTCAGCATTTAACTCAATTAAGTTGTCTATCAAAATACGTGAGGAATCCAGTTCGTTCATGTAAATTTAGATGTTAACAAACTCCGCAATTTAATCAATTATCGATTAGTATCAATGACTAAATGGGTTTTATTAAATGTATGTTAAATTTTTAAAATTTCAGTTTATCATTGTCTAATTATTATTAACAGTAGTTTCTCTAATTAGTTAGACCGAATATGCCATGGGAATAGATGCAAAACTTAAATTCAAGTCAGGACCTGCAGTTATACTTAACTCACCCTCAGATTTCTCTTTAGAAAGGAACTATGATGAAAAAGTAATTAATGAATATTACGATAACCTTTTGGTGTTTACTCAAGATTCCAAACAGCTAAAAAGCATCATTACCGCTATTGATAAATCATTGAAAAATGACCCTATATTATGGATCGCCTATCCGAAGAAAAGCTCAAAAATAAAGACTGACTTTTCTCGTGATAACGGGTGGGAGAGTTTGACAGCAAAAGGGCTAAGGCCTGTATCACTCATTAGCCTCGATAGCCAATGGTCGGCCTTGAGATTCAGACCTGTGAGCGAAGTGA
This genomic interval carries:
- a CDS encoding PAS domain-containing sensor histidine kinase, which produces MNELDSSRILIDNLIELNAEAILVIDSTLSVLAWNKRLEELTGLPKSLSVSRKVDKVLTLWDQECSKCAIEAFASKNSVCCTLYTIDTPTTSHTVSLSFSPTRLSDEDAALCMIILREVTPKRIIKSKFQPLVEESPLATCIFRPDGNIQYFNKAFSTLWGTSEKLTGQILKSYNILEDTQLLEHGIMPFLQKGFAGEVSEIPPTYYNPFDSEAAKAPTPIVNRYIRGHIYPVKNEVGQIQEVVIILSDITFQKQAEQILTETHLKFQMLTLGLPGVIYELEEKLDGTSSFKYISHGCEEMFGVSPEEVRNNPLLLDSLIHPEDHATFYDSSNNARVQLKDWEWEGRLLIEGKEKWIEGKSSPTKKKNGTVVRYGLLLDITDKKEVERRYKLSEERLKLALQGAELALWEWEVEDKKTIFNNSWVSKLGYEPNELELTMTEWLALIHPEDAKDVHQLLHNHISKKTSYYEAEYRFKTKRGSYRWILDRGRVVQWSDDNQPVKLTGTYLDINDKKTSEILVQKNELLFTQLFENSPLGIVLLDDQHCVMQMNQGFKDMFGFSEEAIVGNQLNNILVPKDYEKEAIDINTLTASGQVGMLESYRLHADGHTVPVIIYGVPVSFENKTIGIYGIYVDITDRTKAEQELQIRNNELDNFVYKVSHDLRAPLSSILGLVNLANYEQNEDDLHHYISLIENRVKQLDSFINDVLSHSKNLKLAVSLGEINFNQVVDDCFSDLNYLPKASKVKKFIEISSYPFYSDKWRINEIFRNLISNAIKYLDPEKEEPFVKMHIAVTDEMAHIRFEDNGIGIEEDTLPKVFEMFYRATEYSEGSGIGLYIVKNAVERLGGQIRVHSEIGVGTIFDILIPNAITEAKSRKNE